A section of the Candidatus Acetothermia bacterium genome encodes:
- a CDS encoding A/G-specific adenine glycosylase, protein MAEMRRALRAWYARHQRDLPWRATRDPYRILIAEVLLQQTRVDQALRYYARFLAAFPTLQALAQAPEEEVLRVWAGAGYYRRARNLHRLAQTVAGTGLPRAYAELLKLPGVGPYTAAAVASIAFGEAVAAVDGNARRVLARLFAVEQPTGQWLGDMAQALLDPENAGTWNQALMDLGATACTPKAPQCPACPVNPFCAGKLAPERYPAPRARRPRAVEAVALALKGQTGYVLERRDGQALGGLWGVPMAEGEDALPALLARYGLAEARLLGTVRHAFTHKRLTVHVHAAPWPGPGEDPERRPLSRLDRKILALAEEASRGT, encoded by the coding sequence GTGGCCGAAATGCGCCGGGCACTCCGCGCCTGGTACGCCCGCCACCAGCGGGACCTCCCGTGGCGGGCCACCCGCGACCCGTACCGAATCCTCATCGCCGAGGTCCTCCTCCAGCAGACCCGGGTGGACCAGGCCCTCCGCTACTACGCCCGGTTCCTCGCGGCCTTCCCCACCCTACAGGCATTGGCCCAAGCACCCGAGGAGGAGGTGCTCAGGGTTTGGGCCGGGGCCGGCTACTACCGGCGGGCCCGGAACCTCCATCGGCTGGCGCAGACCGTGGCCGGGACGGGACTTCCCCGGGCGTACGCAGAGCTGTTAAAGCTCCCCGGGGTTGGCCCGTACACGGCGGCCGCGGTGGCGTCGATCGCGTTCGGGGAAGCCGTGGCCGCGGTGGACGGGAACGCCCGGCGGGTGCTGGCGCGCCTGTTCGCGGTCGAACAGCCGACCGGGCAGTGGCTTGGGGACATGGCCCAGGCCCTGCTCGATCCCGAGAACGCGGGAACATGGAACCAGGCCCTGATGGACCTCGGGGCCACGGCCTGCACGCCCAAGGCCCCCCAGTGCCCGGCCTGCCCGGTGAACCCGTTCTGCGCAGGGAAGCTCGCCCCGGAGCGGTACCCCGCCCCGCGGGCCAGGCGCCCACGGGCGGTGGAGGCAGTGGCGCTTGCGCTCAAGGGACAAACTGGGTACGTCCTGGAGCGGCGGGACGGGCAAGCCCTGGGCGGGCTGTGGGGGGTTCCCATGGCCGAGGGCGAGGACGCCTTGCCGGCCCTTCTCGCCCGGTACGGGCTGGCCGAAGCCCGGCTTCTTGGCACGGTTCGGCACGCGTTCACCCACAAGCGGCTCACCGTGCACGTCCACGCCGCTCCCTGGCCTGGCCCCGGCGAGGACCC